From a region of the Rhinolophus sinicus isolate RSC01 linkage group LG04, ASM3656204v1, whole genome shotgun sequence genome:
- the PDCL gene encoding phosducin-like protein, translating into MTTLDDKLLGEKLQYYYSSSDDEDSGHEDKDSSRGALAGSSMPADAELAGEGISVNTGPKGVINDWRHFKQLETEQREEQCREVERLIKKLSMTCRSHLDEEEEQRKQRDLQEKISGKMTLKEFAMVNEDQDDEAFLQQYRKQRMEEMRQQLHKGPQFRQVFEIPSGEGFLDMIDKEQKSTLIMVHIYEDGIPGTDAMHGCMVCLAAEYPAVKFCQVKSSVIGASSRFTSNALPALLIYKGGELIGNFVRVTDQLGEDFFAVDLEAFLQEFGLLPEKEVLVLTSVRNAATCHSEDSDLEID; encoded by the exons ATGACGACCCTGGATGATAAGTTGCTGGGGGAGAAGCTGCAGTACTATTACAGCAGCAGTGACGATGAGGACAGCGGCCACGAGGACAAGGACAGCAGCAGGGGTGCCCTGGCCGGCAGTTCGATGCCTGCAGACGCTGAGTTGGCAGGCGAAGGCATCTCAGTTAACACAG GTCCAAAAGGTGTGATCAATGACTGGCGCCACTTCAAACAGTTGGAGACAGAGCAAAGGGAGGAGCAGTGCCGGGAGGTGGAAAGGCTGATTAAGAAGCTGTCAATGACCTGCAGGTCCCATCTGGACGAAGAGGAGGAGCAACGGAAGCAGAGGGACCTCCAGGAGAAGATCAGTGGGAAG ATGACTCTGAAGGAGTTTGCCATGGTGAATGAGGACCAAGACGATGAAGCGTTTCTGCAGCAGTACCggaagcagagaatggaagagatGCGGCAGCAGCTTCACAAGGGGCCCCAATTCAGGCAAGTTTTTGAGATCCCCAGTGGAGAAGGGTTTTTGGACATGATtgataaagaacagaaaagcaCCCTCATCATGGTCCATATCTATGAGGACGGCATCCCGGGGACCGACGCCATGCATGGTTGCATGGTCTGCCTTGCTGCAGAGTACCCAGCTGTCAAGTTCTGCCAGGTGAAGAGCTCAGTTATCGGGGCCAGCAGTCGGTTCACCAGCAATGCCCTTCCTGCCCTGCTTATCTACAAGGGGGGCGAATTGATTGGCAATTTTGTTCGAGTCACTGACCAGCTAGGGGAAGATTTCTTTGCCGTGGACCTTGAAGCTTTTCTGCAGGAATTTGGATTGCTCCCAGAAAAGGAAGTCTTGGTGCTGACGTCTGTGCGTAACGCTGCCACCTGTCACAGTGAGGATAGCGATTTGGAAATAGATTGA